ACTGGGCGGAATACCTTTACGGCCGCGCGGTCACCAACGCCACGCCCGCTGACGCCAGCCTGATCACGCAGGCCGGCGCGCGGTCCCGAATCAACCTGTCGGCCAAGGATTTGATCCTGAAGCTGGTCACCGCCGACTCCTTCTTGAATCGGGCTCCGTAAGGAGATGGCCATGAACGCCAAAACGCACGCCAAAACGACGACGAACGGCACGACAATCATGACAAGCAAAAAGACCTTCACCCGGCGCCGATTTCTTCGCGGGGCCGGTGGCGTGGTGGTGGGCTTGCCCGCCCTCGACATCTTTCAGCGGCGCGCCAACGGCGCGGCAGCACCCACAAAGATCTATTCGGCGTGGATGCTACAGAACAACGGTCTTGTGCAAGGGCCGCACGCCGGCACCGGCGGCGGGCCGATCACCGCCGTGGTGGCCAACGCGCCGCCGGAGACGGACATGTTCTGGCCCAAGGCGATGGGCCCCCTCAGCGCCGCGACGATGATGGGCGCCGACGCCGATCAGGCCACCAGCCAGCTGGTCGATTACGCCAGCAAGCTGATCTTCGTGCGCGGCACCAGCTTCAAGCATTCGTTCCAGCACGGCGGCGGTCCGGTGGCGGCGATGACCGGCGCACCGGTGACCGGCGTTTACCCGCGCCAGAACCCCACCTCGGAGTCGGCCGAGTTCTTCATCTCGCGCACCATGAACGGCGGCATGCCGCCGCTGACGTTGTACGTGGGCCGCAAGAACCAGTTCCGCGACGACTGCTTTTCTTTCGGGATGGGCGGCGGCAACCCGCGCGTCGGGGAGAGCAACCCGTACAACGTCTATCAGGATATGGTCGGCCTGACCGGGATGATGCAGACCAACCCGGCGATGGCGGCCAAGGTGCTGGCCCAGGACACGTCGGTCAACGACCTCGTTCGCGGCGAGTTGAACGCTCTGCTGGCCCGCACGGATCTCAGCATGGACGATCGGCGCCGCGTCGATCTGCACCTGAGCAGCATCCGGGACATGGAGATCAACATGACCACCGTGACGGGCCCGATGGTCGACACCGCGTCCATCACCATGATCAACGGCAAGCACGAAGACGATGCCTTCATCGAACAGGCGGCGTTGCTGCAGATGGATCTAATCGCCTTTGCCTTCGCGTCGGATCGCTATCGAAGCGCCTCGCTGCAGGTGGGCGGCGCCAACGACCACACGCGCTACACCGTCAACGGCGCGCTGGCGCCGGCGTATCACCCGGTCTCGCACCGCAATAACTCGGACGGCCAGGACGGCCCCCTCATCGCCAACTCCGTGCAGATACACCACGGCATCGACCAGATTCATGCCCGCATGTTCAAGCGCCTGCTGGACAAGCTGGCGGCCTACACCCTGCCCACCGGCGGCACGTTGCTCGATTCCAGCGTGAATGTGTGGACCAACTCGCTGGACGACGGCCCCACCCACGGCAGCAACAACATCCCGTACGTCATCGCCGGCAGCGGCGGCGGGTATTTGCGCACCGGCCTTCACGTCGTCATGCCATCCGGCACGGCGAACAACCTGGTGCTGAACACGGTGGTCAGCGCCGCCGGCTGCCGCAAGGCGAGCGGCGATCCTGTCGACAACTTCGGCGATCCGGCCTTCCCGGGGCTGATCACCGACGTCATCGCTTAGGGGGCGATCACGCGCCGTCGTCGTCTCCGCTGTCGCCGTTGGCGGGAGGGCGCGCGCCCAGGCCGTGTTCCTCTAGCTTGGCGTAAAGCAGCGGTCGGCCGATGCCCAGCAGGCGCGCCGCCGCCGACCGGTTGCCCTTGGAGCGTTCCAGGGCGCGGGTGATGAGGCGGCGTTCCAGGCGGGTGATGGCCGGGTGCAATGACAGATCGTCGTCGTCGCGGTGTCCGCCTTCGCTGCGATCGCCGCCGGCGCTCTCGCCGCTGCGCAGCGGTTCGGGCAGGTTCACCACGTCGATCACCTCGCCGCCGCACAACACGGCCGCCCGCTGCAAGACGTGAAACAGCTCGCGCACGTTGCCGGGCCAGGCGTAGGCCGACAGTTGCGCCATCGCCTCTTCGGAGACCGCGCGCGCGGGCGTGCCGCGCAGAGCGTGCGCGACCAGCACCGGGATGTCGCTGCGTCGGGCGCGCAAGGGCGGCAGCTCGATCTCGATCACCGCCAGCCTGTAATAAAGATCCTCGCGCAGCGCCGCGCCGGGAGCGCCGGGCCGCACCGCGCGGTTGGTGGCGGCGACCAGGCGCGCGTGGCTGGCCTGCGATTCGTTCCCGCCCACCCGTTCGTAGCCACCTTCTTGCACCACCCGCAACAGCTTGGTCTGCAGCGCCGGATCCAGATCGCCGATCTCGTCCAGGAACAGCGTGCCGTCGCCGGCGGTCTCAAAGCGCCCACTGCGGCGGGCGCTGGCTCCGGTGAAGGCGCCGCGTTCATGCCCGAACAGCTCGCTTTCGATCAACGTGGGCGGCAGCGCGGCCAGGTTCACCGCCACGAACGGCTGCGCCGCCCGCGGCGAGTAGCGATGGACCGCCCGCGCCACCAGCTCTTTGCCGGTGCCAGTCTCGCCGGTGATCAGCACCGGCGCGTCGGAAGCGGCTGCGCGCCCGATCAACTTCCACACCGCCAGCATCGCCGCGCTGGTGCCGATCAGATTGGCCGGCGATTCGTCGCGCGGCAGCGCCGGCGCCGCCGCTTGCAACAACGACCGTTGCTTGATCGCGCGCTCCACCGTCGCGCGCAGCGACGGAAGATCGAACGGCTTGGTCAGGTAATCGAACGCGCCGTCGCGCATGGCCCGGATGGTCCGTTCGCTGTCGCCGTAAGCGGTGGCGACGATGACCGGCACGTCGCGCGCCGGCCCGGCGCGCAGCTCGCGCAGGAAATCCAGGCCGTCGCCGTCGCGCAGGCGGATGTCCAGCAGCACACAATCGAATGCGGCTGGCCGGTTGTCGTTGCCGGCGGTGGTGCCCAGGGCGTGGCGCGCTTCGGCCAGGCCGGCGGCGGGCACCGCTTGCAAACCCATCGCCGTGATCACGTCGCAGAGACCCTGGCGCAGGCCAGCTTCGTCTTCGACGATCAGCACCGCGCTCATGCGCCGACCCTGACCTGGGCGGCGTCCGCGGCGCCGTTGCGGGGCAAGGTGAGATCGAACCGGGTGACGACGCCGTCGCGCCCATAGGCCAGTTCGCCGTCATGCGCCTGGGCGATGGCGCGCGAGATGGCCAGGCCGAGACCGGTGCCGTCCGGCTTGGTGGTGAAGAACGGTTCGAACAATTCGCCGGCGCGACCGGCGGGAAAGCCGGCGCCGTGATCGACCACCCGCAAACGGACGCGGTCGCCGTCGACGCTGACGCTGACGTCGACGGCGGCGCCGTCGGGCGAGGCCTCGACGGCGTTGCGCAGGAGATTGTCCACCGCCCGGGCCAGGCGATTCGCATCGCCGCTGGTCACGGCGCCGCCGCTGGCTTCGTCGCTGACCCGCACGGTTACCTGGCGCAGCGCTGCCCAGGGAGCCAGCGCCTCGGCGCGCCGTCGGGCCAGAGCGCCGAGATCGACGGGCGCCCGTCTGCCGAGGGCTCGCCCCGACAGCGTCAGCAGATCGGCGACCAGACCGTCCAGGCGCGCGATCTCCGCCGACGCATGGGCGATGGCGGCCGCGGTTTTTGGCGACAGCAGCGGCGTCGTCGCCGCGCCCCCCCCGACCGACGGCGGTGACGCCGCCAGATCAAGGCGCAGCTTGATCGACGCCAGCGGGTTGCGCACCTCGTGCGCCACGCCCGCCACCACGCGCCCCAGCGCGGCCAGGCGTTCCTGGCGCGCCAGATCGCGCGACATTCGTTCTTGCGCCTGCCGCGACTCGGCCAGATGTCGGGCCAGGGTGGCGATGCCGTCGCCGATGTCGGCCAGCTCGCGCACCGGCGGACGCGGCACGGGCGCGTGCAGATCGCTGGCCAGGGCGCGCGTCGCCGCTTGCAATGATCCGGCGCCGCGTTTCAACGTCACCAGCGAGATCAGCGCGATGGTCACCAGCAACATCGCCGACACGGTCAGCGCCGCCACCAGGATGCGCCAGCTTTGCAGGTACGGCGAAGGCCTCACCGCCGTCGCCACCCAGGCCAGCCGGCCGCCGGCGATCGCCTGCACGCTGGCCAGCAGGCGCGCACCCAGGATGATCACTTCCTGATCTGCGCGCGTCTGCTGCTGCTGCTGCGCCCGCAGCGCCAGCGCGATCATCGGCGCGCTCCAGGTGGTCGGGACGCGAGCGCCGACCGCCGCCGGGTCGGCCGCCACGCCGCCGCGCATGCCGATGATGTTGGGTGGCGGCGCGTCCGCGTCGCGGGTGGCGGTGGTCAGGCGTGCCAGCTCTTCGGTGTTCGAGTCGCGGGCGTGCTCGAGGCGCAGGGTATTCGACACCGCGATGGTCCGGTACATCGCCAGCACCGCCAGGCCGGAGGTCACCACGCCCAGCACTGCCACCATCAACAGGCCGTGGCCGATGGGTCGGCGAATGCGCACGACCGGTTTTTCTAGCAAGACGGGTTCCGACGTCATGGGCTGGCAGAAATGACTGTCTCACCCCTTGCGGTTGCAACCAAACGCGACAGCTGTCGTCTTTCACGACAGGATGGCGGTCGGTTGCGGGCCAGTTTCTGCGGCGCGCGACTGGCCTGCTTGTTGCCCATGCGCAGGTTACTCGCGCATGAACTTTGTCTTCACATTGCTGTCCTGGGCGACTTTGATGGCCGCCGATCTCCCGTCGCCGGCCGCACCGCCGCCACCGGCCGAAAAACCCACCGCGCCGCCGTCCGGGCCGTCGTTGACCCTGGCCCAGGCCGAACAGAACGCCCTTCGCCGCCAGCCCAGCATTCGCCAGGCGAACGGCCAGACCGAGGCCGCTGCCGGGCGGGTCGAGGAAGCGCGCGCCGGATACTTGCCGCAGGTGACGGCCAGCGGTCTCTACGAACGAACCACGGGCAACTATGCCCCCCGCCCGGGTGCGCTGCCCGCCAGCGCGATGACGGCGATTACGATGACGACGACCCCAGCGCCGTCGTGGACGACGACTTACAACACCTGGTCGTTCGGGCTGACCGGCTCGCAGTTGATCTACGATTTCAACGCCACCGCCGATCGCTGGCGCTCAGCGGCCGTCAGCCGCGACGCCGCCGATTCCAACACGCAAGGGGTCACCTTGCAGGCGCTGCTGGCGGTGCGGCGCGCGTATTTCCAGGCCCGCGCGCAGCGCGATCTGCGCCGAGTCGCCGAGGAGGCCGTGGCCAATCAACAAAAGCACCTGGATCAGATCCAGGCCTTCGTCAAAGCGGGTATGCGCTCGGAGATCGATCTGGCGACGGCGCGCACGGCGCTGGCCAATGCCCGGGTGCAGATGGTGACGGCGGAGAACGCTGAATTCTCGGCGCTGGCCGTGTTGAACCAGGCGATGGGCCTTCCGGAAAATCAGCCGTTCGAATTGACCGACAGCGCTCTGCCGCCCATCAACGGCGAGGACGCCACTTCGCGCGACCTGACCGAACAGGCCTTGCGGGCTCGTCCGGAGATCGCGCTCGCCAATCAGCAGCGGCGGGCCCAAGAGCTGCAGGCGGCGTCGCTGCGTGGGAATTACGGTCCGTCGATCGCGGCC
This is a stretch of genomic DNA from Polyangia bacterium. It encodes these proteins:
- a CDS encoding sigma-54 dependent transcriptional regulator codes for the protein MSAVLIVEDEAGLRQGLCDVITAMGLQAVPAAGLAEARHALGTTAGNDNRPAAFDCVLLDIRLRDGDGLDFLRELRAGPARDVPVIVATAYGDSERTIRAMRDGAFDYLTKPFDLPSLRATVERAIKQRSLLQAAAPALPRDESPANLIGTSAAMLAVWKLIGRAAASDAPVLITGETGTGKELVARAVHRYSPRAAQPFVAVNLAALPPTLIESELFGHERGAFTGASARRSGRFETAGDGTLFLDEIGDLDPALQTKLLRVVQEGGYERVGGNESQASHARLVAATNRAVRPGAPGAALREDLYYRLAVIEIELPPLRARRSDIPVLVAHALRGTPARAVSEEAMAQLSAYAWPGNVRELFHVLQRAAVLCGGEVIDVVNLPEPLRSGESAGGDRSEGGHRDDDDLSLHPAITRLERRLITRALERSKGNRSAAARLLGIGRPLLYAKLEEHGLGARPPANGDSGDDDGA
- a CDS encoding HAMP domain-containing sensor histidine kinase; the protein is MRIRRPIGHGLLMVAVLGVVTSGLAVLAMYRTIAVSNTLRLEHARDSNTEELARLTTATRDADAPPPNIIGMRGGVAADPAAVGARVPTTWSAPMIALALRAQQQQQTRADQEVIILGARLLASVQAIAGGRLAWVATAVRPSPYLQSWRILVAALTVSAMLLVTIALISLVTLKRGAGSLQAATRALASDLHAPVPRPPVRELADIGDGIATLARHLAESRQAQERMSRDLARQERLAALGRVVAGVAHEVRNPLASIKLRLDLAASPPSVGGGAATTPLLSPKTAAAIAHASAEIARLDGLVADLLTLSGRALGRRAPVDLGALARRRAEALAPWAALRQVTVRVSDEASGGAVTSGDANRLARAVDNLLRNAVEASPDGAAVDVSVSVDGDRVRLRVVDHGAGFPAGRAGELFEPFFTTKPDGTGLGLAISRAIAQAHDGELAYGRDGVVTRFDLTLPRNGAADAAQVRVGA
- a CDS encoding TolC family protein, translating into MNFVFTLLSWATLMAADLPSPAAPPPPAEKPTAPPSGPSLTLAQAEQNALRRQPSIRQANGQTEAAAGRVEEARAGYLPQVTASGLYERTTGNYAPRPGALPASAMTAITMTTTPAPSWTTTYNTWSFGLTGSQLIYDFNATADRWRSAAVSRDAADSNTQGVTLQALLAVRRAYFQARAQRDLRRVAEEAVANQQKHLDQIQAFVKAGMRSEIDLATARTALANARVQMVTAENAEFSALAVLNQAMGLPENQPFELTDSALPPINGEDATSRDLTEQALRARPEIALANQQRRAQELQAASLRGNYGPSIAAAASLTGVGKSPDNLTPNWFVGLNATWAILQGGLTTGQVREANGTLAALSAQAEAVRLQVIVDVEQGRLAVRAAKSSIDGAEEALSNAREQLRLAEGRYRTGQGSVIELADAQVAYTTAEAQEVSARYSLASARAQLLAALGVR
- a CDS encoding DUF1552 domain-containing protein, whose translation is MNAKTHAKTTTNGTTIMTSKKTFTRRRFLRGAGGVVVGLPALDIFQRRANGAAAPTKIYSAWMLQNNGLVQGPHAGTGGGPITAVVANAPPETDMFWPKAMGPLSAATMMGADADQATSQLVDYASKLIFVRGTSFKHSFQHGGGPVAAMTGAPVTGVYPRQNPTSESAEFFISRTMNGGMPPLTLYVGRKNQFRDDCFSFGMGGGNPRVGESNPYNVYQDMVGLTGMMQTNPAMAAKVLAQDTSVNDLVRGELNALLARTDLSMDDRRRVDLHLSSIRDMEINMTTVTGPMVDTASITMINGKHEDDAFIEQAALLQMDLIAFAFASDRYRSASLQVGGANDHTRYTVNGALAPAYHPVSHRNNSDGQDGPLIANSVQIHHGIDQIHARMFKRLLDKLAAYTLPTGGTLLDSSVNVWTNSLDDGPTHGSNNIPYVIAGSGGGYLRTGLHVVMPSGTANNLVLNTVVSAAGCRKASGDPVDNFGDPAFPGLITDVIA